TGCACGGCCATCCAGATGGCGCCGAGCAGGAACAGCTCGGGGCTGTCGCTGAGCGCGGTGATGTCCATATGGGTGCCGATAGTTGCCACCAGGAAATAGATAAACACCGAGCCCACTTTCGACGCACCGGCACCCTCGAGTTTTTTGGCGGGGGAGAACGCCGCGGCGATGCCGAGCGTGGTGGCGATTACGATCAGCCAGAAGAACTGGCTGGTAAAGCTGAAGCGGGCCAGTTGCGGTGCGTTGTCCTGGAACCAGGGCGCCAGCTGATCGGCGCAGGCGTGGGCAATGGCGGTAATGCCGAAACCGACTGCGGCAATCAGCATCAGGTCGGTCAGGGTCGGGTTGCGCGAGTGTTTCTTGTGCATCGCCTCGACGTTTTCGCGCAACGTGGTGATCGCGGAAGTATCTGCCCCGGTGCGCGCATCCAGTTTTTTGGCGTTGCCGGCCATGACCAGCAGTACCGCCATCCAGATATTCGCGCAGATCACGTCCACCGCCACCATGGCGGAGAATATCTGTCCGCCCACGCCAAAGATTTCCTTCATCGCCGCCTGGTTGGCGCCGCCGCCGATCCAGCTGCCGGCCACGGTGGTCATGCCGCGCCAGACCGCTTCCGGTCCGCTGACACCGATGATGTCCGGATCGATCCACGACATGACCAGCAGCGCAATGGGGCCGCCGATCACGATGCCCACAGTGCCGGTCAGAAACAGGATCAAGGCTTTGGGGCCGAGATTGACGATGCCCTTCAGGTCGATGCTGAGTGTCAGCAATACCAGGCTTGCCGGCAGCAGATAGCGCGAGGCAACAAAGTAGAGCTGCGACGATTTGGCATCGATGATGTGGAAGGTGGTCAACAGGGACGGCAGGAAGTAGCACAGTAGCAGGGCGGGGACGAAGCGGTAGAAGCGCTTCCAGAAGCGGTGTTCACTGCCGGCGGTGTAAAAGACCAAGCCGAGAATAGCGGCGAGAATGCCGAGAATGATGGCGTCGTTGGTAATCATGGTTGCGGAAACTGGTGCTTAGTGGAGTAGGGGTGGCGGGGAGCCGGCAGCGGGCGCAATCGCCGGCTGCCGGGGCCGGTTTCAGGCGTCGCTGCCTGCGGCGTTTTCGCTGGGATCGACTTTGCGAATTTCGATCAGAACGCCGAATTGCGGGTTGTCGAAATAGTGCAGCTCGCCACTGCGCAGGCGGCGCTTGGCCTGCAGCAATGCCACATGCCGGGCGTAGGCGGGCATGTCGGTGGCGATCGATTGGCTGGCGCCGGCCGACAGGTTCATCGGTTCGTCACTGGCGCTGGCCGTGGTGAGCGGTGCCCGCGGTACCGCCGGCACAAGCACACCGGAGCCCGCGACGTTGTCGTTGCCAGTGCCATCGAACTCGTTGTACCAGAGGTTGGTGCTCAGATGCAGGTAGTGAGCCACACTTACGGTAATCGTGCCCTCCAGCTGGTGGTGGTCGCCGTAGCTGTCACCGCCGCTGATAACAATGGCGGGCGAGCGGTGTTTCTGCTGCAGCACCTGTTGCCAGGCGCGGTGGAACAGCACCTTGTAATTGCCGCTGCGATTCAGCGCGGCGACCTTGTTGTTCAGCTGGGTCGGCACCTGGGTCAGCAGTGGTAGACCATTTTTCTGCGAGTGAAAGTCCACCCAGCGCTGAGGGTACTGCAGCTTCGGCGCCGCCGGCCAGGTCTCTCCGGACTTGTCCATGCCCTGGGTGCGGCTGAACACGATCATCTCGATCTCGAAGGGTGTGCCGGCGTAGTTGACTGCATTGGCACTTGCCGCCGCCAGTGCCAGCAGCAGTGCGGAGCACAGTTTGAGGGTTCTGGTCATGTCGTTACCGCTGTAATCGTTATCTGTTTGTGTCTGTCGTTATCGGCAGCCTGTGCAATGCCAGCAGCTCGGTGAAAGCATTCCGCTGGCGAAGACAGGCAGAGGTCATGGTGCCTGTGCCGGTCGGCAGTGTAGCGGCACATGGAAGTGCCGCCGCCGGCACCGCCGGCGCGAGCCCGCAAAATGCCAGCAGCTCCGCGCAGCTGCGATCAAGCATTGCGCGGGCGACGATTAACAGGGGCCATGGATGGCCCCTGCAGGTCGTCAGTGTCGCGGCACACGGAAGTGCCGCCGCCGGCACCGCCGGCGCGAGCCCGCGAAATGCCAGCAGCTCCGCGCAGCTGCGATCAAGCATTGCGCGGGCGACGATTAACAGGGGCCATGGATGGCCCCTGCAGGTCGTCAGTGTCGCGGCACACGGAAGTGCCGCCGCCGGCACCGCCGGCGCGAGCCCGCGAAATGCCAGCAGCTCCGCGCAGCTGCGATCAAGCATTGCGCGGGCGACGATTAATAGGGGCCATGGATGGCCCCTGTTAATCAGTAGGTAAATAGTATCACTGCGCCAGCCGATCCAACACACCGGATACCTGCTGCAGGCGCTGTTCCGGGCCGTCCTCGTCGAGGGCGAAGCTCAAGTGGTTGGCGCCGGCGAGCTGGTAGCGGCCGGGTTCGGTCTGCACCATTTTAACCAATGTCAGTGGATCAACCCGGGTATTCTCCGCAAATTCGATACGTCCCCGCGCCGCAGAGGCCTCCAGCTTGCGGATGCCCATCTTTTCCGCGGCCAGTTTGATCTCGGTAGTGCGGAACAGGTGCTTGAGCGGCTCCGGCAGCAAACCAAAGCGGTCGATCATCTCCACCTGCAGTTCCCGCAGTTCGGCGCTGTCCGCGGCGTTGGCGATGCGCTTGTACATCATCAGGCGGCCGTGCACGTCCGGCAGGTAGTCCTCCGGGATCAGTGCCGGTATACGCAGGTTCACGTCCACCGCCGGCGATTCCAGCGGTTCGTCGATATTCGGCGTCTTGCCCTCGCGAATGGCCTTTACCGCCTGGTCGAGCATTTCCATATACAGGGTGAAGCCGACGCTCTGAATCTGGCCGCTCTGTTCCTCGCCGAGTAGTTCGCCGGCACCGCGGATCTCCAGGTCGTGGGTGGCCAGGGTGAAGCCGGCGCCCAGGTCCTGGGCCTCGGTGATGGCCTCGAGGCGCTTGACGGCGTCGGCGGTCATGGCGCGCTTGTTGGGGGTCAGCAGGTAGGCGTAAGCCTGGTGGTGGGAGCGCCCCACGCGGCCGCGCAGCTGGTGCAGCTGGGCCAGGCCGAACTTGTCGGCGCGCTCGATCACGATGGTGTTGGCGCTGGGCACGTCGATGCCGGTCTCGATAATGGTAGTGCACACCAATACGTTGAAGCGCTTGTGGTAGAAGTCGCTCATGACCTGTTCCAGCTCACGCTCGCGCATCTGCCCGTGGCCGATACCGATACGCGCCTCGGGCACCAGTTCGCCCAGTTCCCGTGCGATGCGCTCGATGCTCTTGACCTCGTTGTGCAGGAAGTACACCTGGCCGCCGCGCAGGATCTCGCGCAGGATCGCCTCCTTGATCAGCGCGTTGTCGCGCTCGCGCACAAAGGTCTTCACCGACAGGCGCCGCGCCGGCGGCGTGGCGATCACCGACAGATCGCGGATGCCGGCCATGGCCATATTCAGCGTGCGCGGAATTGGCGTGGCGGTGAGGTTGAGGATATCTACCTCGGCGCGCAGGCTCTTCAGGCGCTCCTTCTGGCGCACGCCGAAGCGGTGTTCCTCATCAATGATCAGCAGGCCCAGGTTGTGGAAGTCCAGGTCGCTCTGCAACAGCTTGTGCGTGCCGACGAGGATATCCACGGCGCCGCTGGTCACCTTCTCCTTGATGCTGTCGATCTCCTTGCCGGAGCGGAAGCGCGAGATCACTTCGATATTGAGCGGCCAGTCGGCGAAGCGGTCGCGGAACGATTGATAGTGCTGCTGCGCCAGCAGGGTGGTGGGTACCAGCATGGCCACCTGTTTACCGGCGTGGGCGGCGACGAAGGCCGCACGCATGGCGACTTCGGTTTTTCCGAAGCCGACATCGCCGCAGACCAGGCGATCCATCGGTTTTTCCGAAAGCATATCCGCGACCACGGCCTCGATCGCCTGCTGCTGGTCCGGGGTCTCCTCGAACGGGAAGCCGGCGGCGAACTCGCGATAGGCCAGGCCGGGATTGGCAAACGCGTGACCGACGCGCGCCTCGCGGCGGGCGTAGATGTCCAGCAGCTCGGCGGCGGCGTCGCGGACCTTCTCCGCGGCCTTGCGTTTGGCTTTCTGCCACTGCTCGCTGCCCATCTTGTGCAGCGGCGCCAGCGCCTCGTCGGCGCCGGAGTAGCGGCTGATCAGGTGCAGGCTGGCCACCGGCACGTAGAGCTTGGCCTCGCTGGCGTATTGCAGGGTCAGGAACTCTGCCGCCTGGCCGTCGATGTCGAGGCGCTGCAGGCCGCGGTAGCGGCCGACCCCATGGTCGATATGGACCACCGGCGCGCCGATGCGCAGCTCGGCCAGGTTTTTGATCGCGTTGTCAGCGTCGTCCTTGGCCTTCTTGCGCCGGCGCTGCTGCAGCACCCGCTCGCCGAACAGCTGTGGTTCGGCAATCAGGTTCAGCGCCGGCTCCGCCAGCAGCATGCCCTGGTCCAGCGGCGCCACGGTAATACCAAAGGCCGCGTCGCTGGCGGCGAAGTCCCGCCAGCTGGCAAAGGTTTCCGGCTGCAGGCGGATACCGCGCAACAGTTCCAGCAGCGATTCGCGCCGGCCGCCACTCTCCGCACAGAAGAGTACGCGGCCGCTGAAGTCCATCAGATAGGCTTCCAGCGCCGCCAGCGGCTGGTCGGACTTGCCGTCTACCGGCAGCTGCGGCGGCGCCTGGGTGGCGAAATTGTGGTTGCCCTGGGCTTCCGGCAGCGTCTCGGCGGAGAAGATGGCCCGCGGCATGGATTTCAGGGCGCCGTTCACCTCGGCCACGTCCAACAGTATCTGCCGTGGCGGCAGCAGTGGCCGGGTCAGGTCGCCGCGGCGGCTCTCGTAGCGGTTGCCCACCTCGCGCCAGAAGTTCTCCAGCGCCGGCTGGATGTCGCCGTGCAGGAACGCGATGCTGCGGTCCGGCAGGTAGTCGAACAGGCTGGCGCAGTGGCCGCGGAAAAACAGCGGCAGGTAGTACTCGATACCCGCCGGGGCGATGCCGGCGTTGATGTCCTGATACAGGGGCACCAGGCTTGGGTCACTGTCGAACTGCTCGTGCCAGTTCTGCAGGAACTCGGCCTGGGCCGCCTTGTGCAGCGGGAATTCGCGCGCCGGCAGCAGCTCGATGCGTGCGACCTTGTCCACGGTGCGCTGGGTCTCCGGGTCGAAGGTGCGCAGGGATTCGATCTCGTCGTCGAACAGGTCGATGCGGTAGGGCAGGGGGCTGCCCATCGGAAAGATATCCATCAGCGCGCCGCGCACGGCGAATTCACCGTGTTCATACACGGTGTCTACGCAGTGGTAGCCGGCCTGCTCGAGCAGGCGGCGCTGGGTGTTCATGTCGAATTGCTGACCCTCCTGCAGGATCAGTGCGTTGCCGGCCACGTAATCCCGCGGCGGCAGCCGGTGCATCAGTGTGCTCACCGGCACGATGACGATACCGCGGCCCATCTGCGGCAGACGGTACAGGGTGGCGAGGCGATCGGAGATGATGTCCTGGTGCGGCGAGAAGGTGTCGTAGGGGAGGATTTCCCAGTCGGGGAAATGGAAGATTTCCAGCGCCTCGTCGCCGTCGCTATCTCGCCGCGGCTTGTTAAAAAATTTCAGCTGCACCTCGAGTCGGTGCGCTTCGAGGCTGTCGCGGGTCACCAGCAGGGTGGGCCCGGAGGCGGCGCGGGCGGCATTCAGGATCGCCAGTGCGGCAGCGGCGCCATGCAGCTGGCCCCAGTACTGGCGATCACTCGCAGAGCGGAATTCCGGGGGTGTCAGAGGGTGTAAATCGGTCATCTTTCCTAATAAATCCGCGCTTTTTAGTCGGGGGTCGGCTCGAGGGACGCTATTGTAGCGGTGAACGAAACAGTGTGCAGAACAACCGTTCGCAAGCGGTCGCGAAGGGCTCCGGCGAGAGGGGGTGAGGGGGCAGATGATCGGGGCTCTGGCGGCAGCGATATTGGTAGTTTAACTACAATATTTTGATGTTTTTTTGTGCGGTTGCGCGGCTCCGGGGCAATGCTTATATTCCGCGCCACGCGGCTGGGGTCTCCCCCCAAAGCCGCGATATTCCTGCCTATTCAACAGATTGCAGAGGTGTCTGACTGTGACTCAGAAGCGACCGAAGCCCGCGGACTTTTTCAAGGACTGGAAGGAGCGCGAAGCGCTGGCCGAATCCATGATCCCGATGATTGGCAAGCTCAACCGTGAGCGCAATGTCGGGGTCTATATGTATGGCCGCAACCTGGTAAACCGCTCCGTGCTCTCCATTATGAAGGCGCACCGCTTCGTGCGTCAGGTCGAGGAGAACGAACTGTCCGAGTGGGAAACTTTCCCGGTTCTGGAAGCCATCTGCAAGCTGGACCTGGGCCCGGTGCATATCGACCTGGGCACCCTGACCAACAAATACATGCGCGACGACCGCGGCCTGTCTGTGGACCAGTTCGTCAAGGAAGAGCTGGCCGACGCCGAGGGTGCCGGCACCCCGATTCCGGAGCCGCGCGACGTGGTTATCTACGGTTTCGGCCGTATCGGCCGCCTGGTGGCGCGCCTGTTGATCGAAAAGGCCGGCAGTGGCGATGTGCTGCGCCTGCGTGCCATCGTGCTGCGCAAGGGCAAGGCCGACAACGACCTGGTCAAGCGCGCCTCCCTGCTGCGCCGCGACTCTGTGCACGGCGCCTTCAAGGGCACCATCCGCGTGGATGAGGAAACCAGCTCGCTGATCTGCAACGGCAACGAGATCAAGGTGATCTACGCCAACTCGCCGCAGGAAGTGGACTACACCGCCCACGGCATTCACAACGCCATCGTCGTTGACAGCACCGGGGTGTGGCGCGACGAGGCAGGCCTGTCCCAGCACCTGGAGAGCAAGGGCGCCGACAAGGTGCTGCTGACCGCCCCGGGCAAGGGCGACCTGAAGAATATCGTCTACGGCATCAACAACGGCGACATCCAGCCGGAAGACAAAATCCTGTCCGCGGCCTCTTGTACCACCAACGCCATCGTGCCGGTGCTGAAGGCGGTGATGGACAAGTACGGTGTCGAGCACGGCCACGTGGAAACCGTGCACTCCTACACCAACGACCAGAACCTGATCGACAACTACCACAAGGGTGAGCGCCGTGGCCGCGCGGCCGCACTGAACATGGTGCTGACCGAGACCGGGGCCGCCAAGGCCGCGTCCAAGGCGCTGCCGTCGCTGAAGGGCAAGCTGACCGGCAACGCCATCCGCGTGCCGACCCCGAACGTGTCCATGGCGATCCTGAACCTGAACCTGGAGCAGGAGACCACCAAGGATGAGCTGAACGAGTACATGCGCGATGTGGCGCTGCACTCGCCGCTGCGCCAGCAGATCGACTACACCAACTCCCCGGAAGTGGTGTCCAGCGACTTTGTCGGCTCCCGTCGCGCCTGCGTGTTCGACGCCATCGCCACCATCGTCGATGGCAAGAACGCGGTGCTGTACTGCTGGTACGACAACGAATTCGGCTACAGCTGCCAGGTGGTGCGCTGCCTCGAGGACATGGCTGGCGTGCGCTACAAGCTGTTCCCGAAAAGTGACTGAGGCGCCATTTTAGCGTCGGTGCGGGCCGCCCCCGGGGGGTGGTCTGCAGCCGCGTGGGGCTGCCTGGCCCCGCGCGGTGATCTCCTCCCAAATCCCTGTTTTTTCAGCAAAATTTTCCTACCATCGGGCGCAATATCCCGCTTTCGCACTGGTAAAACGTACGCCCCATCTTTATAATGCGCGCGATTTTGGCGGGGCCGCCGTGCGCCGAGAAGTTAGCTTCCTCCTTGCCCGACCTCCGGGCGAAAACGGCTGTAAGCCCCCGCAATGTGGGAATTCCTGAAACAGTGACACTGCAATCCGGGCGTGGAGAGTCACATGCCGTGCCGTCGGATGAAGTGCCGCTGTTGCATATTTTTCAAACTAGAAACTTAGGCATAGGCGTATGAGAAAGATCCGTCGGGGATTGGATTTACCCATAACCGGCGCGCCCGAGCAGGCCATCCATGATGGACCTGCACTCAAGACCGTCGCAGTGCTCGGCCCCGATTATCACGGGATGAAGCCGACCATGGCGGTGGCTGAGGGGGACAGCGTCAAACTCGGACAGCTGCTGTTTACCGACAAGAAGACCGAAGGCGTGCGTTACACCGCACCGGCTGCCGGTCGCGTCGTAGCGATCAATCGCGGTGCTCGCCGCGTGCTGCAGTCCGTAGTCATCGAGATCGAAGGCGACGAAGCTGAGCAGTTCGCTACCTACAGTGCAGAGCAGCTCGGTGGCCTGAGCCGTGACCAGGTGGTTCAGAACCTGATTGAGTCCGGCCTGTGGACCGCACTGCGTACCCGCCCGTACAGCAAGGTGCCGTCTCCCGAGGCGCAGCCGGCGGCGCTGTTCATCAACGCCATGGATACCAATCCGCTGGCGGCCGACCCGGGGGTGATCATCGCCGAGCAGCGCGATGCCTTCGCCCAGGGCGTGGAGATCCTCTCCAAGCTGGCAGACACCACCTATGTCTGCAGCGCACCGGACGCCGATATCCCGGTACCGAGCGCTGGCAACATCCGTCACGAGACGTTTGCCGGCCCGCACCCGGCGGGCCTGAGTGGCACCCACATTCACTTCCTGAGCCCGGTCAAGCCCGGTCGCAGCGTGTTCACGATCGGCTACCAGGACGTGATCGCCGTGGGCCAGCTGTTTGCCACCGGCAAGCTGTTCACCGATCGCGTCGTATCCCTCGCTGGTCCGCGCGTCGAGAAGCCGCGCCTGCTGCGTACCCGCCTGGGTGCCAGCCTGGACGAACTGACCGCCGGTGAGCTGCAGGGCAGCGACAACCGCGTGATTTCCGGTTCCGTGTTCGGCGGCAACACCGCCGCTGGCCCGCTGGCCTACCTGGGTCGCTACGACAGCCAGGTGTCCGTGCTGGAAGAGGGCCGCGAGCGTCCGTTCCTGCACTACATGCGTGCCGGCAACAAGCGCTTCTCGATCCTGCCGATCTACCTGTCGCGCCTGTTCAAGAACCGTCGCTTCAACTTTACCACCAGCACCAATGGTTCCGAGCGCGCGCTGATGCCGATCGGCACCTACGAGCGCGTTGTGCCGCTGGACGTGCTGCCGACCCAGCTGCTGCGCGCACTGATCGTCGGTGACACCGCCACCGCGCAGAAACTCGGTGTACTGGAGCTGGACGAAGAAGATCTGGCGCTGTGCACCTTCGTGTGCCCGGGCAAGTACGAATACGGCCCCATTTTGCGGGACAACCTGACCCGTATTGAGAAGGAGGGTTAAGGATGTTGCGTAAATTCCTCGATTCCATCGAACCGCACTTCCACAAGGGCGGCAAATACGAAAAGTTCTACGCGCTGTACGAAGCCATCGATACCGGTTTCTTCCAGCCCGCGGACACTACTAAAACCACGGCGCATGTGCGTGACGGCATTGACCTGAAGCGCATCATGATCACCGTGTGGGCCTGTGCCCTGATCCCGATGTTCTACGGCATGTACAACGTCGGCTTCCAGGCCAACACCATCATCGAAGGCATGAGCAACCCGGAACTGACCGGCTGGCGCCAGGCCATCATTGGTGCGCTGGCCGGCCACAATCCGGGCAGCGTCTGGGACAACCTGGTCTACGGTGCAGCCTACTTCCTGCCGATCTACTTCATCACTTTTGTGGTGGGTGGCTTCTGGGAAGTGCTGTTCGCGGCGGTGCGCGGCCACGAAGTCAACGAAGGTTTCTTCGTGACCTCCATCCTGTTCGCACTGTCCTGTCCGCCCGATCTGCCCCTGTGGCTGGTGGGAATGGGCATCAGCTTCGGTGTGGTCATCGGCAAGGAAGTCTTCGGCGGTACCGGCAAGAACTTCATGAACCCGGCCCTGTCCGGCCGTGCCTTCCTGTTCTTCGCCTATCCGGCCTCCATGTCCGGTGACTCGGTGTGGACTGCAGTCGACGGTTACACCGGTGCTACCGCGCTGTCCTCCATGGCCAGTAACGGCATCCAGAACGGCGTCGTTGGCACTGGCGGCATGGACGGCGGCAACCTGAGCTGGTTCAGCGCCTTCTTCGGCAACATGCAGGGCTCCATCGGTGAGACCTCGACCCTGGCGATCCTGATCGCCGGCGCCATCATGGTGTTCATGAAGATCGCCAGCTGGCGCATCATCGCCGGCACCCTGCTGGGCATGATGGCCACCGCGACGCTGTTCAACTTTATCGGTTCCGACACCAACCCGATGTTCAATGTGCCCTGGTACTGGCATCTGGTAGTGGGCGGTTTCGCCTTCGGCCTGGTCTTCATGACCACCGACCCGGTTTCCGCCTCCATGACCGATACCGGTCGCTGGTTCTACGGCATCCTGATCGGGTTTATGTGTGTCTTGATCCGGGTGGCGAACCCGGCCTTCCCGGAAGGCATGATGTTGGCAATCCTGTTTGCCAACCTGTTCGCGCCGCTGTTTGACTACTTCGTGGTGCAGTCCCATATCAAACGGAGGTTGGCACGTGGCTAATAAAGATTCCGTAAAAGGTACGCTGCTGGTTGCCCTGGTCCTGTGTATCGTCTGCTCGGTGGTGGTTGCCACCGCAGCGGTCGTGCTCAAGCCGCGCCAGGAAGCCAACGTGCAGCTGGACATGAAGCGCAATGTGCTGATGGCCGCAGGCCTGATCACTGATCCCAAGGCCAGCAAGGCCCAGGTGGAAAGCGCGTTCTCCTCGGTGAAAAAGCGCTATGTGGATCTCGCCACCGGCAAGTTCACCGATCAGAAACCCGCCGGCGGCAGTGGTCGCAAGGCGGCCAAGATCCCGGACGCGAGCAAGAAGCTGAATCCGGACGACGACATTGCCAAGATCATCCGCGAGGAGAATATCTCCGAGGTTTATCTGGTGGAGAAAGACGGCAAGCTGGACAAGATCGTACTGCCGGTGCGCGGTTATGGCCTGTGGAGTACCCTCTACGGCTTCCTCGCCCTGGACAGCGACCTGAATACCGTTGCCGGACTGGGCTTCTACGACCAGAAGGAAACCCCCGGACTCGGCGGTGAGGTGGACAACCCGCTGTGGAAGGCCAAGTGGCCGGGCAAGAAGGTGTTCGGAGACAACGGTTCCGTGGCCATCGACCTGGTCAAGGGCGGCGTAAACCCGAACAGCCCGAAGGCGGTGCACCAGGTGGACGCGCTGTCCGGTGCGACCCTGACAAGCAATGGCGTCAATAATCTGCTGCACTTCTGGTTGGGCCAACAGGGTTTTGGTCCCTTCCTGAAAAACCTGAAAGCAGGGGAGGCATAATCCATGAAATTGAAAGAGACCCTGTTCGAGCCGGTCTTCAATAACAACCCCATCGCGCTGCAGATCCTCGGTATCTGCTCCGCGCTGGCGGTGACCAGCTCGCTCAAAGTCAGTATGGTGATGGCGATTGCGCTGACCCTGGTAACGGCCTTCTCCAGCATGGCCGTGTCGCTGGTGCGCAGCTATATCCCCAACAGCATCCGTATCATCGTGCAGATGACCCTGA
This region of Microbulbifer sp. SAOS-129_SWC genomic DNA includes:
- a CDS encoding DUF819 family protein codes for the protein MITNDAIILGILAAILGLVFYTAGSEHRFWKRFYRFVPALLLCYFLPSLLTTFHIIDAKSSQLYFVASRYLLPASLVLLTLSIDLKGIVNLGPKALILFLTGTVGIVIGGPIALLVMSWIDPDIIGVSGPEAVWRGMTTVAGSWIGGGANQAAMKEIFGVGGQIFSAMVAVDVICANIWMAVLLVMAGNAKKLDARTGADTSAITTLRENVEAMHKKHSRNPTLTDLMLIAAVGFGITAIAHACADQLAPWFQDNAPQLARFSFTSQFFWLIVIATTLGIAAAFSPAKKLEGAGASKVGSVFIYFLVATIGTHMDITALSDSPELFLLGAIWMAVHAGLMLLVAKLIKAPTFFMAVGSQANVGGAASAPVVAAAFHPSLAPVGVLLAVMGYALGTYAAWFCGQLLRMVGGG
- a CDS encoding peptidoglycan binding protein CsiV — encoded protein: MTRTLKLCSALLLALAAASANAVNYAGTPFEIEMIVFSRTQGMDKSGETWPAAPKLQYPQRWVDFHSQKNGLPLLTQVPTQLNNKVAALNRSGNYKVLFHRAWQQVLQQKHRSPAIVISGGDSYGDHHQLEGTITVSVAHYLHLSTNLWYNEFDGTGNDNVAGSGVLVPAVPRAPLTTASASDEPMNLSAGASQSIATDMPAYARHVALLQAKRRLRSGELHYFDNPQFGVLIEIRKVDPSENAAGSDA
- the mfd gene encoding transcription-repair coupling factor is translated as MTDLHPLTPPEFRSASDRQYWGQLHGAAAALAILNAARAASGPTLLVTRDSLEAHRLEVQLKFFNKPRRDSDGDEALEIFHFPDWEILPYDTFSPHQDIISDRLATLYRLPQMGRGIVIVPVSTLMHRLPPRDYVAGNALILQEGQQFDMNTQRRLLEQAGYHCVDTVYEHGEFAVRGALMDIFPMGSPLPYRIDLFDDEIESLRTFDPETQRTVDKVARIELLPAREFPLHKAAQAEFLQNWHEQFDSDPSLVPLYQDINAGIAPAGIEYYLPLFFRGHCASLFDYLPDRSIAFLHGDIQPALENFWREVGNRYESRRGDLTRPLLPPRQILLDVAEVNGALKSMPRAIFSAETLPEAQGNHNFATQAPPQLPVDGKSDQPLAALEAYLMDFSGRVLFCAESGGRRESLLELLRGIRLQPETFASWRDFAASDAAFGITVAPLDQGMLLAEPALNLIAEPQLFGERVLQQRRRKKAKDDADNAIKNLAELRIGAPVVHIDHGVGRYRGLQRLDIDGQAAEFLTLQYASEAKLYVPVASLHLISRYSGADEALAPLHKMGSEQWQKAKRKAAEKVRDAAAELLDIYARREARVGHAFANPGLAYREFAAGFPFEETPDQQQAIEAVVADMLSEKPMDRLVCGDVGFGKTEVAMRAAFVAAHAGKQVAMLVPTTLLAQQHYQSFRDRFADWPLNIEVISRFRSGKEIDSIKEKVTSGAVDILVGTHKLLQSDLDFHNLGLLIIDEEHRFGVRQKERLKSLRAEVDILNLTATPIPRTLNMAMAGIRDLSVIATPPARRLSVKTFVRERDNALIKEAILREILRGGQVYFLHNEVKSIERIARELGELVPEARIGIGHGQMRERELEQVMSDFYHKRFNVLVCTTIIETGIDVPSANTIVIERADKFGLAQLHQLRGRVGRSHHQAYAYLLTPNKRAMTADAVKRLEAITEAQDLGAGFTLATHDLEIRGAGELLGEEQSGQIQSVGFTLYMEMLDQAVKAIREGKTPNIDEPLESPAVDVNLRIPALIPEDYLPDVHGRLMMYKRIANAADSAELRELQVEMIDRFGLLPEPLKHLFRTTEIKLAAEKMGIRKLEASAARGRIEFAENTRVDPLTLVKMVQTEPGRYQLAGANHLSFALDEDGPEQRLQQVSGVLDRLAQ
- a CDS encoding glyceraldehyde-3-phosphate dehydrogenase; the protein is MTVTQKRPKPADFFKDWKEREALAESMIPMIGKLNRERNVGVYMYGRNLVNRSVLSIMKAHRFVRQVEENELSEWETFPVLEAICKLDLGPVHIDLGTLTNKYMRDDRGLSVDQFVKEELADAEGAGTPIPEPRDVVIYGFGRIGRLVARLLIEKAGSGDVLRLRAIVLRKGKADNDLVKRASLLRRDSVHGAFKGTIRVDEETSSLICNGNEIKVIYANSPQEVDYTAHGIHNAIVVDSTGVWRDEAGLSQHLESKGADKVLLTAPGKGDLKNIVYGINNGDIQPEDKILSAASCTTNAIVPVLKAVMDKYGVEHGHVETVHSYTNDQNLIDNYHKGERRGRAAALNMVLTETGAAKAASKALPSLKGKLTGNAIRVPTPNVSMAILNLNLEQETTKDELNEYMRDVALHSPLRQQIDYTNSPEVVSSDFVGSRRACVFDAIATIVDGKNAVLYCWYDNEFGYSCQVVRCLEDMAGVRYKLFPKSD
- a CDS encoding Na(+)-translocating NADH-quinone reductase subunit A; the encoded protein is MRKIRRGLDLPITGAPEQAIHDGPALKTVAVLGPDYHGMKPTMAVAEGDSVKLGQLLFTDKKTEGVRYTAPAAGRVVAINRGARRVLQSVVIEIEGDEAEQFATYSAEQLGGLSRDQVVQNLIESGLWTALRTRPYSKVPSPEAQPAALFINAMDTNPLAADPGVIIAEQRDAFAQGVEILSKLADTTYVCSAPDADIPVPSAGNIRHETFAGPHPAGLSGTHIHFLSPVKPGRSVFTIGYQDVIAVGQLFATGKLFTDRVVSLAGPRVEKPRLLRTRLGASLDELTAGELQGSDNRVISGSVFGGNTAAGPLAYLGRYDSQVSVLEEGRERPFLHYMRAGNKRFSILPIYLSRLFKNRRFNFTTSTNGSERALMPIGTYERVVPLDVLPTQLLRALIVGDTATAQKLGVLELDEEDLALCTFVCPGKYEYGPILRDNLTRIEKEG
- a CDS encoding NADH:ubiquinone reductase (Na(+)-transporting) subunit B, yielding MLRKFLDSIEPHFHKGGKYEKFYALYEAIDTGFFQPADTTKTTAHVRDGIDLKRIMITVWACALIPMFYGMYNVGFQANTIIEGMSNPELTGWRQAIIGALAGHNPGSVWDNLVYGAAYFLPIYFITFVVGGFWEVLFAAVRGHEVNEGFFVTSILFALSCPPDLPLWLVGMGISFGVVIGKEVFGGTGKNFMNPALSGRAFLFFAYPASMSGDSVWTAVDGYTGATALSSMASNGIQNGVVGTGGMDGGNLSWFSAFFGNMQGSIGETSTLAILIAGAIMVFMKIASWRIIAGTLLGMMATATLFNFIGSDTNPMFNVPWYWHLVVGGFAFGLVFMTTDPVSASMTDTGRWFYGILIGFMCVLIRVANPAFPEGMMLAILFANLFAPLFDYFVVQSHIKRRLARG
- a CDS encoding Na(+)-translocating NADH-quinone reductase subunit C gives rise to the protein MANKDSVKGTLLVALVLCIVCSVVVATAAVVLKPRQEANVQLDMKRNVLMAAGLITDPKASKAQVESAFSSVKKRYVDLATGKFTDQKPAGGSGRKAAKIPDASKKLNPDDDIAKIIREENISEVYLVEKDGKLDKIVLPVRGYGLWSTLYGFLALDSDLNTVAGLGFYDQKETPGLGGEVDNPLWKAKWPGKKVFGDNGSVAIDLVKGGVNPNSPKAVHQVDALSGATLTSNGVNNLLHFWLGQQGFGPFLKNLKAGEA